Genomic segment of Dromiciops gliroides isolate mDroGli1 chromosome 3, mDroGli1.pri, whole genome shotgun sequence:
TGATCAGTCGGCAAAGCTTGGGCTTGTGAGTCACCACTTCGGGGGGAGCAGGGCTGGTGGCCATGGGAGAAGGGGCAGCAGGAACCTCCTTGGCAGCACCATTAGGCAGCGCTTGATTTTGAAGGTAgtagagaaatggagaaaactgAGCCAGTGTGTACATGGCATCTGTCTCCTTGTCCACCACCAGGAGCGAGGTCTGGTCTCCACCCTTTTTAATCTTCTCCACAATGCTGTCATGGTCCAGCGTTTCCACAGACTCTCCATTGACAGCAATGAGCAGGTCATTGTTCTTCAGCCCAGCTACTTCTGCTGGGCTTCCAGAATCGATGTCTTTGATGATCTGACCTTTCTGCCCTGGGCCTACTCTCAAATAAAATCCATAGCCACCCTAACCCTTGGCCATTTCCACGATCCTCGGCTTGTGGGGAAGCAGCATCAGATTGGCTGTCTCTCTTTTGACTTTGATCTTATGATCATTGTAGTGCTTGTCCATGTCCTTGTCTATCAGCAAAAACGTAATTTGGCTTCCAGACTTCTTCACCTTTTCAACCACCTCTTCATGACTGGCATTTTCCACATTCTCGCCATTCACTTCAATCAAACGGTCTTCAGATTGGACACCAGCCTTTGAGGCCACACCCTGGGGAGTCAAGTCAGTCATGTACACTCCCTTTTCACCTTGGACAGTTTTCAGAGAGAAGCCATAACTGCTTCCCTCCTTCACCAGGTAACAGAGCCGGGGCTGGCTCCCTGCACCTGCTACCCCATTCATGGCTGGAGGGGACTCCTTGTGGTTCTGACTCAGTTCCTTCAGGTTTATCCCTTTTTTTACCGCTTGTTCATAGGACACTCCATCCAGAACCAGGAATATCACTGAATTCCCACTTTTCTTGACCAGATCCACGACCTGCAAGTGTTCTTCTTTGTCAACATACACCCCATTGATATGGAGGACCCGGTCACCATCTCTGAGGCCTGCTCTCTCAGCTGGGCTGCCCTGTTCTACCACACGAACCAGGTGACCCTCAACATCTTTCTCGATCCGGAGGAAGAAGCCATAGCTTTGCTCATCTTGTTTGGAAAGTTTACATTCTCGAGGTGTGATGGTAGAGGCCATGTCTGTCCCCAGGACTGGAGCTCTTGGCTTTGTCTGGAATTCTTGCACTGCTGACAGGTGCTAGACTTGGAACCTGATGGACAGACATTTCAGAAGAGAAAGCGCAGCCACAAGAACCCTCACGGAGCACCGGCGGAGCACCATCGCCCCAAAGGAAAAGTCACAGGGCACTGGGTGGGCCGGGGCAGGGGGCGAGCCGGTCGAGCCCTTCCTGGGGAACAGGGTTAAGCGGGCTAATCTTCTTGCAGGAGATAAGTTTAAAACTGCTATTAAAGGGGAGGGCGGCCATGGATTGCGGGCCTTCTGAGCGTGATCTGTGGCACGTATGGAAGCACGGGACTGGGACACGGTAagccaaggtgggggggggggtttgagaaGCCGACGGCcactgatgggggaggggggagcgggaagcgggagaggggaaggagagggaggggagggggctgaATTttgattcttaaaaattatttggaacatatttttataacatcactttttataacataatttttataACATCACTTAGagcttcttttgaaaactgcttaaATCATTTAGACTTTTATTCATTGTGTAATGGCTATTGGTATTACCTATTTgtgttaattccctatatatcttggatatcagactaTTGCAGGTGACatttatgcaaatatattttcactttaaattttttcatattataccttcattgattttattcagtgcagaacttttaaatttcatataattgaaacaatctttttttggtcttttatgATTTTCTCCATCAGTTATTTAAGACTTTTCCCCTTAAAAGTAATAGCTGTGAAAAGTATGTCctcctattttcttctaattttatgaTGTAACCTTGTGTAAGATGTTAGCTTAAACTTAACTTCAGccaaattattttctcacttGCTTAGTAGTTTTTTGTAAAAATGGGAAACTTTCCCCCAGTATTTCATGTTCTTGTATTTATCAAATACTTGACTACTGTTTTTGGATTAGTTTTGCTTCTTGTTATTGAGTAGATTCTTTGATTCTACTTctataacttttaaaaaccaGTTCCAAATGGTTTcaatgactactgctttataatactgTTTGTAGTCTGGTAATGATATGCTtcctttcatttataatttttcttattgtttctctTTCGTTCCTCTAAATGAAGTTTATTTTTGTCTAGTTTTATAAAGTCTACTTTTTATAAGCCATTTTGATAGAGAACTAATTTTAATTTATGTAGCGAtaactaaattttatttattagaggTTGTAAAAGTcttgacaaatattttctcatttgatcctcaaaaccaccCTGTGATATAGGTCCTTATTATTATCCCcgctttatagataaggaagctgaggcagaggataagtgacttgcccaaggttatgcagctaataagtgtctgagcctggatttcaactcagggctTTCTAACTCAAGGCCTAGTGCTCTCTCTAGCCACCTCTATTTATCACACTGTGATACTTGTATTCATATAAAACATGTGCATGACTTGTTAAGTTAAATCCCAGATACTTTATGCAATTTGtaattatttcaaatggaattgcTCTTATTTATCCTACCTACTTTTTATTGATACTTTAAAGAAATGATAATTTTTCTggattcaatttctattttgctactTTACTGAAGATCTTAATTGTCTAAAATAGTTTCTTTACTACTTCTCTGGGTTTTTCTAAgcataccatcatgtcatctgcaaatagggTTAATTTTGCGTCTTCTTTGcttatgtttttgtctttgactttgttctcttttctaaataatagaattttaaataCTGTCACATAACAGTAGGAAGAAGGGGCATCTTTGCCTTAGCTATTTTTGCTCTGAGAAAGCTGCTAGTGTTTCTCCAATGTACATGGTGCCAAATCTTGCTTTTTGACGTAAGTTTTTTCTGATTACACAAGGATCCTTTCGTGTTTATGCTTTATAGATAGGTCTTTAGAGCAAAGTAAATGAATATCTTTTCATGAACTTTTTCTCCATAAACACTCaattttagttctttttctttatatgattATGTTAGTtgctttcctaatgttgaaccatttttGCCTCACTGATTTGAATCCAACTGGATAATAGTGAATTATTTTCTGGATATTTTGCTATAATCTCTTTAAGgtttttatttataatgtttgtactaatattcattagtgatattgATGTGTAAGTCTTGTTCTGTCTTTGCATAGTTTGAGTTTCGATAACCATATCtgtctcataaaagaaatttattatgGTTCCTTCTGTCTCTAGTATTTTATAAAATAGGCATTAATTCGTCCTTACATGTTGCAAAGAATACACTAATAAATCCATTTGTCATAGGACATTTTTTCTGCTGCAGTTTATTTATGGCTTGCTTTTTTTGATATTGGGTTGTTAgacttttcttttatgatttgttagtttagatattttatatatatatatatatatatttagtgaggcaattggagttaagtgacttacccagggtcacacagctagtaagtgttaagtgtctgaggccagatttgaactcaggtactcctgactccagggccggtgctctatccattgcgctacctagctgcccctagacattttatattttggaGCTACTTATTTACTTCTTTTgaatgctcagttttgttggCTCAGAATTGCAAATGGCAACTTTTGatatttctctttaatttctcCTTAATTTTTGTGACTttactttgttcattttttaaatcaggtAACTtgcttattctttcattttcttcaccactttgtaacttttttattatttcaaaaaatcGGCTTTCAGTTTTGTTCATGAGtttcagttttttattttcttgtttctctaaTCCAcaccaaattttctttttttacatccctttattttttattttttaaagtattatacatttttatttatagtttcaagttcctatttttatccttcttccttctctcccctccccactctttgaggtggaaagcaatcagatatgggttatacacgtatgatcatgtaaaatattaccatgttaggttttttttttctttgcagggcaataggggttaagtgacttgcccagggtcacaaagctactaagtgtcaaatgtctgaggctggatttgaactcaggtcctcctgaatccagggccagtgctttatccactgtgccacccagctgcccccagtattagtatttttatacaagaaaacttgaatagaagaaaaaaaatgaaagaaagtgaaaaatagcttgctttagtctgtgttccatcaatatcagttctttctttggaggaggacACTATAtatcattaatagtcctttgggattgtcttggatcattgtattgttgagaataattcattctttcacagtttttcatcaaacaatattgctatctctgggcacaatgctctcttggttctgctcacttcactatacctcagttcgtacaagtctttcctggcctttctgaaatcatcttgcttctcatttcttatagcacaataatatttcatcaccatcatatactacagcttgtttagccattccccaattgatgggcattcctttgatttccaattcttagccaccacaaaaagagctgctataaatatttttgtacaaataggtctttttctctttttggggatgtctttgggacataaacctagtagtggtattgctggatcaaagggtatgtacagttctatagtcctttggacatagttccaaattggcctccagaatggttagatcttttcacaactccaccatcatTTGGATTAGCACCCTacctttcccacattccctccaacatccaatattttctgtttttgttatatttgccactctgataacaCTTCAAATTTTCAAGAGTTCCTTTGCACTATTTTATGGATGCcaatttatttatatgaaaagttTTTCTCTCGCTCTCttcaatgtttattattttaattcatatCTAATTGTATTTCTATTTGATTATGATATTTGTTCATGAGGTaagttttgtgttttcttggtattCTGTGGACCCTGTATTTTATCTCCTTTCAATGTTTCTAGGTAACTTTTCTATCTAGAGTTCCTGAAATGTGTtattgagcttttgtttttcatgatttttttggaAGCCCTACAATCTTTATGTTGCCACATTGCATCCCATTTTTAACTTTGGAACTCTTATTTTGTAGCATTTTCACATGTTTTCACagcatttttgtcttttgatttGAGATATAGCCAGGTAGTATAGTGCATAGAGTGTAGGATttgtggtcaggaagacttgactttgAATATTGCCTTAGACaattattagcagtgtgaccctaagcaTTAAACTTCACTTTTTTCTGTCTCCCAGCCTCAACCtccataaaacagggataatactGAGAGATTCCAGCTAATGGAGACAGTGAATGCCATAAAATAGTTCCATTATTCAAATTTGCACCCTTTGAAGTTATAATTCCATCTAAAATATGGTGATTTGTTCCAGTCTAATGGAAATTagtaaggaaaaaattaaaaaatatcatctatttattatttatgaaaccccaccaaaaaacccaaactgaatATATACAAATCAGATGATATGTGAAAACATCATAATTGTAAATATTTTAGCAGCATAGACTGAACCGTCTTCTCTTTAAATCTTCACACAGATGCTTGTATGTGCAGAGAGCTTCAACCACCTCATGGGAACTTTGCATGCTCCCATTCTCACACAATGAGCCAAGTATAGTTGGATGACTCGGAGCTTTATCTAAAATCAGTAATGCGATTGTTGCAATTTACATGCGAGTGTGGTCTTTGCAATGTTTTTCAGCAGCTGTGCTAAACTTGAAAACCAGTTTTCCAAAACAGTTTGTCACCAGCGCTTTCTTATTTGATTGCTAAAGATCTGAAAGTGATTGAAGGCAAGGATTTTGAGACCTATGAACAAATattgatttaaatttaaaaatcccttttctgCATCATTCCTCAAAACATTCTTAGATGATCCTTAGATACTTTAAATCCAgattcacatttttatttctcaGAAATGTAAATTTTATCACATCCTTTTCCAGAATCAACCTGTTTCACacatattatgttattattatattatattatgttgatctatccatctacctttttcattcatttacctCAAAATATCAAGATATTTATTTAGCTGCTACATTCTCACATGCCTGAACCTCCTCTTTGGTAATCTTAACATTTAACAATTGAACTAGATTTTTAAAGTGATCAAGTCAAGCAATGCTTACAGTAcaagtttcttcatttctctctctctctctctctctctctctctctctctctctctctgtatgtgtgtatgttttactGGCTTAAATAAAGTGTAAACTTTTGTATTAATGCCTTCACTGCTAagggcaattatttttttttttgctgggtaatgggggttaagtgacttgcccagggtcacacagctagtaattgtcaagtgtcaagtacctggatttaaactcaggtactcctgattccaggagctggtgttttatccactgtgctacctatctgcccccagaaATTCATTTTTGATCTCAATCTTTGATTCCAAGCCATACAACTAAAAGATGCTCCATTTATATCACTGTAATAACTCTATTCTTTGTAGTTGTTTGCAAAACACAAATATTGGATACAACTttgccattttaaaatataatattttacaatGTAGATTCAGACATTCTAACATTTGGTATTACTTTCGAGTTACTATAATCATGTTCATGCCATGACTCAAGTTTATTACAAAGTAACAGAAAAGTTATAAAGagcaaaattaaatttaaagaagACTGAATTTTATACCAAATATAAACCTAAATATGATGaaaacatcattattattatgtttagTTACGTCAAATTATATTGAATCTTGTTATTACATTAGAGAAAAAttctaatgtaataaaaaacctcttattttttttcttggcagtgtTTCCATCAAAAGTATTCTTgcgatgcagctaggtggcacagtggatagagcaccagccctggagtcaggagtacctgagttcaaatctggcctcagacacttaacacttactagctgtgtgaccctgggcaagtcacttaaccctcattgccctgccccccccccaaaaaaaagtattcttgcttttgtgcatttttttaagGCTTTAAAAAGAGTTATGACAAATGTTGGTAATAAGGTATAAAGCATCATTTCACATCCATATATGATGATAAGCAAGTGGAAACATCACATAGCAACATGTTAAAACCCCCAACTAGTTTGCATGCATTATAATTAAATTTTGGCTTTTCTGAAATAGAACctggtatcattttttttttttgcagggcaatgggggttaagtgacttccccagggtcacacagctagtaagtgtcaagtgtctgaggccagatttgaactcaggtcttcctgaatccagggctggtgctttatccactgcgccacctagctgccccctggtatcaTTTTTAAATTCACATTAAATCAAATTTCACATTATTTAAATTCACATTAAATGTGACCTAgctataatagcatctacctcatggctattgtaaggatcaaatcatATTATATTACACATATACAATTATATGTGTGTCTAATTATAAAGTCACACATATCTATagtgctttgtgaacctgaaAACACTACATGAATGTAAGCTATCAATATTagtattttgattatattaaattaattttgcttctctttgaatATTTGGATCTCAATCCTTTCATTCTCCCTTTTTAgagaatctgatttttaaaagaatacctTTTGTACTTAatcatcttttcatttatttgatttattcttcAAAATTTAAATTTGTTATACACTTGATATTTAATTGTTTGGTTCCTTTTCTGAACCACTTTGGTGATTCTTAGAGGTATTTCATTGtcacttcataggattgttgcaGAACTTATTGTAACaccacttattttatttttgcttcaatTTGCTTTTGAGTTTTATGTCAAACATCACTTTACTTTGATGCAAATTGCTTATTCCTTGGAGTGGCCCTTTTCAGTTATTTGCTACTTTTTTCTCagcttttattgatttttatcagTCACTTTGCTGATTTATATCTCTTTGTATTTTCACTAAGTAATACCCTATATACAAGAAATACTCAGTAACTTTTGATGATACAACACAAATTATTATAACCTTTGATCCTCTTTCTTCTTATTTGCTCCCTTGAAGAATGAAATGCTTTGTCCTTCTTACCAACTTTTTGTACAACTGCTGATTGTCACCCTCTACGGTCTTAACTATATATCTGAAACtaattaaaataattgtttttcattAACATCTTTCTTCTCTCAGTATCTATTTCCAGGTAAACCAACCTGCTTATACAACTCCAACTTTGTATTTATCCTAAAGTCCTATTTGCAAAGTTGCTGTGCTCAgggaaaacaaaacttttttcaaTTATCCTGGTTCTCAAGCTGACAGATTTTTATGAGTGCTTTTACCTTGGAGTGTCTTGTCCAAAATAAGTGTTCTCATACAAAAATATGGGGAACTGGTGGCTTACTTTgttagtattttcttttaaaatattttctattagcAAATTTCCGGGTTAATCCTGGGTTTATATTTTGAGTAATTTATCTGTTTTCATTGCTACAATGTGATAATATGTCATTAGTGTCTCGGTTGGTCAAGGGGAAGAAATTAAGGGAGTGTGTCTCAGAgcattaataaatataattaataaatataaataccaaAGTAGGTTGTAAGGTGCTGGGAGTAGCTGGAGAGTATTATGTTGTCACCGCCTTGGATAggtcttaaaatatatttttttaatttgtggaattttcatttttgaaattgtGAATCTTATTTTCCCTTTGTAGCAAGGCTATTTTAAGGATCATTTCAGTTGAAGATATTTTGTCTGGTAGGGGTATGACTAGGTTGAATTTACTGAAGTTAAATATagccaaatataaaaaaaaatgattaataagGGCAACAGATATTCTCTGGTAATTACTGACTTAGGGATGTAATTGGAGTTGCCATAATTCTAATGTGTTTCCTTGTCTTTGCCTGAGTGGATGAATATGATGATTGACATATTGGGATCAGAGATGTTCTTATAATATTGGCAGAAAACCTACATGTCCAATAGAGGATCcaatttcttttgaaatataaaatgggggcagctaggtggcgcaatggatagagcaccggccccggagtcaggaggacctgagttcaaatccggtctcagacacttaacacttactagctgtgtgaccctgggcaagtcacttaaccccaattgcctcactaaaaaaaaaaaagaaatataaaaaaaatattggtgTTATTTAGCAGAGTTGGCTTATCAGGTGAAGTGTCTGATGAATGTGGACACAATCACCTTTCTCAACTTCTTCCTTTAATTGGCCTCAtagattttatcttttattaGTCCAAATCTCTAGAGATTTCATCTCTTACTGAG
This window contains:
- the LOC122748756 gene encoding LOW QUALITY PROTEIN: Na(+)/H(+) exchange regulatory cofactor NHE-RF3-like (The sequence of the model RefSeq protein was modified relative to this genomic sequence to represent the inferred CDS: substituted 1 base at 1 genomic stop codon) is translated as MASTITPRECKLSKQDEQSYGFFLRIEKDVEGHLVRVVEQGSPAERAGLRDGDRVLHINGVYVDKEEHLQVVDLVKKSGNSVIFLVLDGVSYEQAVKKGINLKELSQNHKESPPAMNGVAGAGSQPRLCYLVKEGSSYGFSLKTVQGEKGVYMTDLTPQGVASKAGVQSEDRLIEVNGENVENASHEEVVEKVKKSGSQITFLLIDKDMDKHYNDHKIKVKRETANLMLLPHKPRIVEMAKGXGGYGFYLRVGPGQKGQIIKDIDSGSPAEVAGLKNNDLLIAVNGESVETLDHDSIVEKIKKGGDQTSLLVVDKETDAMYTLAQFSPFLYYLQNQALPNGAAKEVPAAPSPMATSPAPPEVVTHKPKLCRLIKGQQGYGFHLNAIRDQPGCFIKEVQKSSPADLAGLEDNDYIIEVNGVNVMDEPYESVVNKIQSSGKSVILLVCGKKAYDYFQAKKIPIISSMADPLEDSPDSTEESPAEPEKESPMPKERADSTSSHSSNSEDTEL